The Glandiceps talaboti chromosome 9, keGlaTala1.1, whole genome shotgun sequence genome window below encodes:
- the LOC144440311 gene encoding uncharacterized protein LOC144440311, with product MIQMKLFTLYTLALLGFTTAHDYDVQPKREVEIQYITDKVQRAFVEQPTVYKASTCKKHIGDTVNITVTLFSNPLWSPLPGVVYFYVVDAEDKDSSKALCTNHEVGKPTVPYCTVPNWNSSNDLFVYARAGYVQDVSFGLSVEFIPKTEGKTGMTLTKPRDQTVRFQPTQNGALVYLNQIAEIFTDVSLVYGTSVELKVPFCPDSRTTSSYEIVSSVIGSEVMSSFTQYICDTPNCTLDSPNVIIYNSTPLRINVATIKTSYQEFATIYVVVTGWGGTWNPAAKEIIGKFRYSANISPM from the exons ATGATTCAAATGAAGCTATTCACCCTGTATACTTTAGCGTTACTTG GCTTTACGACTGCACATGACTATGACGTCCAGCCAAAACGTGAAGTAGAAATTCAGTATATCACAGACAAGGTTCAAAGAGCGTTTGTCGAGCAACCCACCGTGTACAAAGCAAGTACTTGTAAGAAGCACATTGGTGATACTGTCAATATTACAGTTACCCTATTTAGCAATCCACTTTGGTCTCCACTGCCAGGTGTTGTCTATTTCTATGTTGTAGATGCTGAGGataag GACTCTAGTAAAGCTCTTTGCACCAATCATGAAGTTGGTAAACCAACTGTACCATACTGCACCGTACCTAATTGGAATTCCTCAAATGATCTATTTGTTTATGCAAGAGCTGGGTACGTCCAGGATGTATCATTCGGTTTGTCCGTCGAATTTATCCCAAAGACAGAG GGTAAAACTGGAATGACATTGACGAAACCACGTGACCAGACAGTAAGATTCCAACCAACTCAGAATGGTGCCCTGGTCTACTTGAACCAGATAGCCGAGATCTTCACCGATGTCTCCTTGGTGTATGGTACAAGCGTTGAGTTGAAAGTACCATTCTGTCCTGATTCAAGAACCACTTCTTCATACGAAATAGTATCAAGTGTAATCGGTAGTGAAGTCATGAGTTCCTTCACTCAGTACATTTGTGATACTCCTAACTGTACCCTGGATTCTCCCAATGTTATCATTTACAACAGCACCCCTCTTCGTATCAACGTCGCAACCATCAAAACGTCTTATCAAGAGTTTGCTACAATTTATGTCGTCGTGACTGGGTGGGGTGGGACATGGAATCCGGCTGCCAAGGAGATAATCGGCAAGTTCCGCTACTCTGCAAACATTTCGCCCATGTAA